One Agrobacterium sp. RAC06 DNA segment encodes these proteins:
- a CDS encoding sugar-binding protein: MTTKLTRRMALISCAAAIALTSLPALSQEKPILAFVTNASADFWTIARRGAEKAQTELPDYQVEFVVPAESTPAEQRRIIDDLLARGVKGLAISPINPENSTEILNKVAAAGVLFTSDSDAPNSNRTVYIGTDNVAAGVQAGELMKEAMPEGGDAMLFVGTMDNANARERVEGIRKALEGSNIKIIDVRTDEIDFVKARRNVEDTLTAFPDIDMLVGLYSYNPPQIVEAVAAAGMTGKVKIIGFDEDVVTLRGIKDGAVYGTIVQQPFEFGYQSIIGMAKVIGGDSSWIPENKLSIVPTRAITGSNVQEFEDSMKAMLAN; encoded by the coding sequence ATGACCACCAAACTGACCCGCCGTATGGCTCTCATTAGCTGTGCAGCAGCCATTGCACTGACCTCGCTTCCCGCTCTTTCGCAGGAGAAGCCGATCCTGGCCTTCGTGACGAATGCATCAGCCGATTTTTGGACAATTGCCCGCCGTGGCGCTGAAAAGGCGCAAACTGAGCTTCCCGACTATCAGGTCGAATTCGTCGTACCTGCCGAATCCACGCCGGCCGAACAGCGTCGTATCATTGATGACCTTCTGGCGCGGGGCGTGAAGGGCCTGGCGATCAGTCCGATCAACCCTGAAAACTCGACAGAGATTCTCAATAAGGTCGCTGCCGCTGGCGTGTTGTTCACGTCCGACAGCGACGCGCCGAATTCCAATCGTACGGTCTATATCGGGACCGATAATGTTGCCGCCGGAGTACAAGCGGGCGAGCTGATGAAGGAGGCCATGCCCGAGGGAGGAGATGCCATGCTCTTTGTCGGCACGATGGACAACGCAAACGCTCGCGAGCGGGTTGAGGGGATCCGCAAAGCACTTGAGGGCTCGAACATCAAGATCATCGATGTCAGGACGGACGAGATCGACTTTGTTAAGGCGCGTCGAAATGTCGAAGATACCCTGACGGCCTTTCCGGACATCGATATGCTGGTTGGGCTCTACAGCTACAACCCGCCACAGATTGTCGAAGCTGTGGCCGCCGCTGGGATGACAGGCAAGGTGAAGATTATTGGCTTTGACGAAGATGTTGTCACCCTGCGTGGCATCAAGGATGGTGCTGTCTACGGCACGATCGTGCAGCAACCCTTCGAGTTTGGCTACCAGTCGATTATCGGCATGGCCAAAGTGATTGGGGGCGACAGTTCCTGGATCCCCGAGAACAAGCTTTCGATCGTCCCCACCCGGGCTATCACCGGGTCTAACGTGCAGGAGTTCGAAGACAGCATGAAGGCGATGCTGGCGAACTGA
- a CDS encoding GntR family transcriptional regulator: MLESTPADTPDRLAQLVGALEEEIVLGWLQPRERLVEETIAERFSVKRHVVREAIFELERMGLAERQPNKGAFVRVLDPDEVAQIYEVRISLETLAAERIPLPPPPEILEELRRVQARHDGAVAGADPRGAFRANMQFHSTFFAACGNLHLAEMIRLSAQKVHGARSLTAVNPDYLERARKEHWGIIGALEQGDRKALVELCRSHILPSRDVYIASASLKRRRD; encoded by the coding sequence ATGCTTGAATCGACGCCTGCAGACACCCCCGATCGCCTTGCCCAACTGGTCGGCGCACTAGAAGAAGAAATCGTCCTTGGCTGGCTCCAGCCGCGCGAACGGCTTGTCGAAGAGACGATTGCCGAACGGTTTTCGGTCAAGCGACATGTCGTACGCGAGGCTATCTTCGAGTTGGAGCGGATGGGGCTCGCAGAAAGACAGCCCAACAAGGGCGCGTTTGTTCGCGTACTGGATCCGGATGAGGTCGCACAGATCTATGAAGTGCGCATCTCCCTCGAGACCCTCGCTGCCGAACGAATTCCCTTGCCACCACCACCGGAAATTCTCGAGGAACTCCGTCGGGTTCAGGCCAGACATGACGGGGCTGTCGCCGGTGCGGATCCCCGCGGGGCTTTTCGGGCAAACATGCAGTTCCACTCAACCTTCTTCGCCGCCTGCGGCAACCTGCATCTGGCCGAAATGATCCGTCTGTCCGCACAGAAAGTACATGGCGCACGCTCGCTCACCGCGGTCAATCCGGACTATCTCGAGCGCGCGCGGAAAGAGCACTGGGGCATCATCGGTGCACTGGAGCAAGGTGACAGAAAGGCCCTGGTGGAGCTTTGCAGATCGCACATCCTACCATCGCGTGACGTTTACATTGCAAGCGCTTCACTGAAGCGCCGGCGTGATTGA
- a CDS encoding sugar ABC transporter ATP-binding protein: MIPVLSMQGISKTYPGVTALNGVSFSVSAGEVVGLIGENGAGKSTLMKILGGVLAPSAGTVTIDGVSFSRLTVSQSQAAGIAFVHQELNLFENLDVAGNIFAGREPRNRLGLLDRGRMRSEAREFLAPLSVSYGPDTLVESLSIAERQMLEIAKALSMQSRLIIMDEPTSSLSLTETERLLTVVRGLQARGVAVIFITHRLSEVRSIADRVVCLRDGQVAGHLAKGEITQDAMVRLMIGRELQSLYTAPKVSTSEAILTVTDMVMGSFPARELSLELRAGEILGLAGLVGSGRTSLANTLFGITPALSGQITLGGTPLKVTCPGDAIQAGIFLAPEDRKRSGVVLDMSIRENISLSDLPRLSRFGLIRQKAELALAESQKSALKVKAPSVDTLVVTLSGGNQQKVVLAKWLAMSPRVLIFDEPTRGIDVGAKAEIYTLMRNLADQGTGVLMISSDLEEVVGVSDRIAVMCEGRISGLLNRPEFSEDAVMRLAVGMHERHVA, translated from the coding sequence ATGATCCCCGTTTTGTCGATGCAGGGTATTTCCAAGACCTATCCCGGCGTCACAGCCCTCAATGGCGTGTCTTTTTCCGTGTCGGCTGGCGAAGTGGTCGGCCTGATTGGCGAAAATGGTGCAGGCAAGTCGACATTGATGAAAATCCTGGGTGGAGTCCTGGCACCCAGTGCGGGGACCGTAACGATCGACGGCGTATCCTTCAGTCGCCTGACGGTCAGCCAGAGCCAAGCGGCCGGTATCGCGTTTGTTCACCAGGAGCTCAACCTGTTTGAGAATCTGGACGTCGCGGGAAACATTTTCGCAGGCCGTGAGCCTCGCAACCGTCTCGGTTTGCTTGACCGTGGGCGGATGAGATCAGAGGCCCGAGAGTTTTTGGCGCCGCTATCTGTATCCTATGGACCCGATACGCTCGTGGAGAGCCTGTCCATCGCTGAGCGCCAGATGCTTGAGATCGCGAAGGCTCTCTCGATGCAATCGAGGTTGATCATTATGGACGAACCAACCTCTAGCCTCTCCTTGACCGAGACGGAGCGTCTTTTGACGGTGGTGCGCGGTCTCCAGGCACGCGGCGTGGCCGTCATATTCATCACCCATCGTCTCTCTGAGGTGCGTAGTATCGCCGACCGGGTGGTCTGTCTGCGTGATGGGCAGGTGGCTGGGCATCTTGCCAAAGGCGAGATCACGCAGGACGCTATGGTGCGCCTGATGATTGGCCGCGAACTGCAGTCGCTTTACACGGCTCCGAAGGTGTCGACGTCAGAAGCGATCTTGACTGTGACAGATATGGTCATGGGATCTTTTCCCGCGCGCGAGCTGTCTCTGGAGCTGCGGGCGGGTGAGATACTCGGCCTGGCGGGCCTGGTCGGATCGGGACGGACAAGCCTTGCCAATACGCTTTTCGGCATCACCCCAGCCTTGTCCGGTCAGATAACTTTGGGTGGTACCCCTCTCAAAGTGACCTGTCCTGGAGACGCAATTCAAGCTGGCATCTTTCTCGCGCCGGAGGATCGCAAACGGTCCGGTGTCGTGCTTGATATGTCGATCCGCGAAAACATAAGCCTTTCAGACCTGCCTCGATTGTCGCGCTTCGGTTTGATCCGCCAAAAGGCGGAACTAGCGCTGGCTGAAAGCCAAAAATCTGCATTGAAGGTCAAGGCCCCTAGTGTGGATACCTTGGTAGTTACGCTCTCAGGCGGCAACCAACAAAAGGTGGTTCTCGCCAAATGGCTTGCTATGTCCCCGCGTGTCCTGATTTTCGACGAACCAACACGCGGCATCGACGTGGGTGCGAAAGCGGAAATCTACACATTGATGCGCAATCTCGCAGATCAAGGCACCGGTGTGTTGATGATCTCCAGCGACCTGGAAGAGGTCGTCGGCGTCTCTGACCGCATCGCTGTGATGTGCGAGGGGAGAATTTCTGGCCTCCTGAACCGTCCGGAGTTCAGCGAGGATGCGGTCATGCGATTAGCTGTCGGAATGCATGAAAGGCACGTGGCATGA
- a CDS encoding IlvD/Edd family dehydratase produces the protein MAHKTGMQKALANYGDAAFSVFLRKAFIKAMGYTDDALERPIIGIINTASDYNACHRNVPDLIEAVSRGVLLSGGIPMSFPVISIHESFASPTSLYLRNLMAMDVEEMVKAQPMDAVVLIGGCDKTVPALLMGAASANIPAILLVTGPMLAGNWRGERVGACTDCRRFWARFRAGDLDEGQIAEVNSELAPTVGTCGVMGTASTMAMATEAMGMMLPGGAAIPAVFAERRRSAERTGARAVAMAAENLTPDKIITPAAIRNALRVVLASGGSTNALIHLTAIAGRRGISVSLDEFDAMGRQTPVLIDLKPSGQHYMEDLHEAGGLAPLLRELGDLIEGNCLTVTGRTLADNLADAPPSFAQHVVRPISDPVYSGGAMAILRGNLAPGGAVIKQAAASNALMNHVGPAMVFSDLADLAARIDSDDLDVTADSVLVLRNAGPKGAPGMPEAGYLPIPRKLARQGVKDMVRISDARMSGTAFGSIVLHITPEAAVGGPLSLVQTGDLIRLDVPGRRIDMLVDDAELSRRKAALPSPGPSATRGFEWLHMHSVLQADRGCDFNFLTFEGIDEEAGR, from the coding sequence ATGGCACACAAGACCGGGATGCAAAAAGCGCTGGCAAACTACGGCGACGCGGCATTCTCGGTGTTCCTGCGCAAGGCCTTCATCAAGGCTATGGGATATACCGATGATGCGCTTGAAAGACCCATCATCGGGATCATCAATACAGCTTCCGACTACAATGCCTGCCATCGTAATGTTCCGGACCTCATTGAGGCCGTGAGCCGAGGCGTATTGCTTTCTGGTGGTATTCCGATGAGCTTCCCGGTGATCTCCATCCATGAAAGCTTTGCATCGCCCACTAGTCTTTATCTTCGCAATCTGATGGCGATGGACGTAGAGGAAATGGTCAAGGCTCAGCCCATGGATGCCGTGGTTTTGATCGGTGGCTGCGACAAGACTGTACCTGCTCTCCTGATGGGCGCTGCCAGTGCCAACATACCTGCAATCTTATTGGTGACGGGGCCAATGCTTGCTGGCAACTGGCGCGGTGAGCGGGTCGGTGCATGTACAGACTGCCGCCGCTTCTGGGCAAGGTTTCGGGCAGGTGACCTCGATGAGGGCCAGATCGCCGAGGTGAACTCTGAACTGGCTCCAACCGTTGGCACCTGTGGTGTCATGGGCACTGCAAGCACCATGGCTATGGCAACCGAGGCGATGGGAATGATGTTACCAGGCGGCGCTGCCATTCCCGCCGTATTTGCAGAGCGCCGCCGCAGCGCTGAGCGCACCGGCGCACGCGCAGTGGCAATGGCCGCAGAAAACCTGACACCGGACAAGATCATTACACCGGCTGCCATCCGTAACGCATTGCGGGTTGTTCTGGCGTCAGGTGGATCAACAAACGCGCTTATACATCTGACGGCCATAGCTGGACGACGAGGCATCAGCGTCAGCCTGGACGAGTTTGATGCCATGGGGCGACAGACCCCAGTACTTATCGATCTGAAGCCAAGCGGACAACACTATATGGAAGACCTGCACGAGGCCGGTGGATTAGCACCACTCCTGCGGGAACTGGGTGACCTGATTGAGGGCAATTGCTTGACCGTCACCGGGCGCACGCTCGCAGACAATCTGGCGGACGCCCCACCGTCGTTTGCCCAGCATGTGGTTCGTCCGATCTCCGACCCTGTCTATAGTGGCGGTGCCATGGCGATCTTGCGGGGCAATCTGGCGCCAGGCGGAGCCGTCATCAAGCAGGCGGCGGCCTCGAATGCCTTAATGAACCATGTCGGGCCTGCTATGGTCTTCAGCGATCTGGCCGATCTGGCTGCACGCATCGACAGCGACGATCTCGATGTAACGGCGGATAGTGTTCTCGTCTTGCGAAATGCAGGTCCCAAGGGAGCACCGGGCATGCCCGAGGCAGGCTATCTGCCGATCCCCCGTAAGCTTGCACGCCAAGGCGTCAAGGACATGGTCCGCATCTCCGACGCGCGCATGAGCGGAACGGCGTTCGGGTCTATTGTTCTGCACATCACGCCTGAGGCCGCAGTCGGCGGACCACTTTCTTTGGTACAGACCGGTGACTTGATCCGGCTCGATGTGCCGGGACGGCGGATCGATATGCTGGTTGACGACGCTGAGCTGTCACGCCGCAAAGCAGCCTTGCCTTCCCCTGGACCAAGCGCCACACGGGGGTTCGAATGGTTGCACATGCATTCTGTGCTGCAGGCCGACAGGGGCTGTGACTTCAACTTTCTTACCTTTGAAGGAATTGATGAGGAGGCTGGTCGATGA
- a CDS encoding ABC transporter permease, with protein MSKKELALIVLILAVGAVTYALNPRFLSPVNIINMANLTGLFGIFAIGVGLVIISGGIELSVGSMFALLGVVFLDLFANAGLPWTAALLLAVGMGLLLGLIHGLLVTKVGLQPFVVTLCGLLIYRGIARYYTSDSTMGFGYGTDDETLRWLMSGRTLEVPHTFIAFVIIAIVMAVVLHGSVFGRHLFATGKNEEAARYSGINTTRVVAATYVICGGLAGLASVFIVFYTNSVSPSSHGNFYELYAIAAAVLGGCSLRGGEGSILGIVLGTVLLQILQNLVNLLGIPSSLNFAVMGSVILLGVLADQELTRRRKRVLAQRGAKL; from the coding sequence ATTTCGAAGAAGGAACTGGCTCTGATCGTGCTGATCTTGGCAGTGGGAGCGGTGACGTATGCACTCAACCCGCGCTTCCTCTCGCCAGTCAACATCATCAATATGGCCAATCTAACCGGCCTTTTTGGTATATTTGCAATTGGGGTCGGCCTGGTCATCATCTCTGGTGGGATCGAGCTATCGGTCGGCTCTATGTTTGCACTGTTAGGCGTGGTCTTTCTGGATCTTTTCGCCAATGCCGGTCTGCCATGGACGGCCGCGTTGCTACTGGCTGTGGGCATGGGTCTTCTTTTGGGACTCATTCACGGTCTGCTGGTCACCAAGGTCGGCCTGCAGCCGTTTGTCGTGACGCTTTGCGGCTTGTTGATCTATCGGGGTATTGCCCGCTACTACACCTCAGATTCCACCATGGGCTTCGGTTATGGGACCGATGATGAAACTCTGCGTTGGTTGATGTCGGGACGAACACTAGAGGTCCCCCACACGTTCATCGCCTTTGTGATAATCGCTATCGTCATGGCTGTCGTGCTGCATGGCTCGGTCTTCGGTCGACATCTGTTCGCGACGGGAAAGAACGAAGAAGCGGCTCGCTATTCAGGCATCAACACCACCCGCGTGGTGGCGGCGACATACGTCATTTGCGGTGGGCTTGCAGGCCTCGCATCGGTGTTTATCGTCTTCTATACCAACTCAGTATCGCCATCATCTCACGGCAATTTTTACGAGCTCTATGCGATCGCTGCGGCGGTGCTGGGCGGCTGCTCTTTGCGGGGAGGTGAAGGCTCCATCCTTGGCATCGTGTTGGGCACGGTGTTGCTACAGATCCTGCAAAATCTGGTCAATCTGCTCGGCATACCGTCTTCGCTGAACTTTGCGGTTATGGGCTCGGTGATTTTGCTTGGCGTCCTGGCAGATCAGGAACTGACGAGGCGGCGAAAGCGAGTGCTGGCACAACGGGGAGCAAAACTATGA
- a CDS encoding YciI family protein: MQFALICRDGTNALGRRLSARTEHLASVKRLKQQGNIIDGGAILDDVGRMVGSVVLCDFPNKEALDAWLLTEPFVREGVWEQIEILEFQRVNWDL, encoded by the coding sequence ATGCAATTCGCACTGATCTGCCGTGATGGCACAAATGCACTTGGTCGCCGTCTTTCTGCTCGCACGGAGCATCTGGCAAGCGTCAAACGCCTCAAGCAACAGGGTAACATCATCGATGGCGGAGCCATTCTGGATGACGTTGGTCGCATGGTGGGCTCTGTGGTTCTGTGCGACTTTCCAAACAAAGAGGCCCTTGATGCTTGGCTATTGACCGAACCGTTTGTACGTGAGGGGGTCTGGGAGCAGATTGAAATCCTCGAGTTTCAGCGGGTAAACTGGGATCTATAG
- a CDS encoding IclR family transcriptional regulator domain-containing protein, with the protein MVERLCRSLNQRDTISVKDPKAIPAGAALIGKAIDILEAISHNGGAADHALLSKSCNLSRPTLYRILQALSARGLVRPADSQFMLGYGFLDMATQVWASSDLTTVAAGELKRLRDITGETAYLAVMEGAGVLSIGRFQGAHSKRSSAALGSVKPLHCTSQGKAFLAHLPQAQRDRLLEGSLVALTERTITDPILLDVELAKTRARGYALDDEEIVMGTRCVGAPVLDDSGMPIAAVSVAGPSFRITLARTEYLGQEVKEAAHHIAARLTPRKVGQVSALDYLPVTEQPGFHGLDPHWNAKSGVLSWADRYASALLQRDTSGLVTEAATFSKRIEAFAMTKAVGPAVFHEDEVVFPELGRRTPFIGFKVLAGCADQADNLWVSTSENRLGRLRADGSLIDTIDLPCAATSLAAMQDRSVFVVSAEGGSLHRFDPTTRRLRLFANISRAAGMPSGVADAGDGGYWLALTGGWSVLRLNDVGEISQSSALPIADATGLCVGEDGRALFVTSARHRLRREELIHAPLSGHVFRLPVGTG; encoded by the coding sequence ATGGTCGAGCGTCTATGCCGCTCCCTCAACCAAAGGGACACCATCAGTGTGAAAGATCCCAAGGCGATACCTGCCGGAGCCGCACTGATCGGCAAGGCGATTGATATATTGGAAGCCATCAGCCACAATGGGGGGGCGGCTGATCATGCGCTGTTGTCGAAATCCTGCAATCTGTCGCGACCGACACTCTACCGTATTCTACAGGCGCTCTCTGCGCGCGGCCTCGTTCGTCCAGCTGACAGTCAGTTCATGCTTGGATACGGCTTTCTGGATATGGCAACCCAGGTATGGGCGTCTTCCGATCTGACCACGGTTGCGGCCGGCGAACTGAAGCGCCTGCGAGATATCACTGGTGAGACGGCCTATCTGGCTGTGATGGAAGGTGCGGGCGTACTTTCGATAGGTCGGTTTCAGGGTGCGCATTCCAAACGTTCTTCAGCTGCACTTGGCTCAGTCAAACCGCTGCATTGCACCTCCCAAGGCAAGGCGTTTCTGGCACATTTACCGCAGGCTCAGCGGGATCGCCTGCTTGAGGGCTCCTTGGTCGCGCTGACTGAGCGCACGATTACCGACCCTATTCTCCTTGACGTTGAGCTCGCCAAGACCCGTGCGCGTGGATATGCGCTTGATGACGAAGAGATCGTCATGGGTACTCGTTGCGTTGGCGCACCAGTGCTTGACGATAGCGGAATGCCCATTGCTGCGGTCTCGGTGGCCGGTCCAAGTTTTCGCATAACTCTCGCGCGGACAGAGTATCTTGGGCAGGAGGTTAAGGAGGCCGCTCACCATATCGCTGCACGACTGACCCCTCGCAAGGTGGGGCAGGTCAGTGCGCTCGACTACCTGCCTGTGACGGAACAACCAGGATTTCATGGACTTGATCCTCATTGGAACGCAAAATCGGGGGTTTTGAGTTGGGCAGATCGCTATGCTTCTGCATTGCTCCAGCGGGATACATCGGGCCTGGTGACAGAAGCTGCTACTTTTTCGAAGCGAATTGAGGCGTTCGCGATGACAAAAGCAGTAGGACCTGCCGTTTTCCATGAAGACGAGGTCGTCTTTCCAGAACTCGGTCGCCGCACGCCCTTTATCGGGTTCAAGGTCCTGGCAGGATGTGCTGATCAGGCTGACAATCTCTGGGTTTCCACATCTGAGAACCGGCTCGGGCGTTTGCGCGCAGACGGAAGTTTGATCGACACGATCGATTTACCCTGCGCAGCGACATCCCTCGCGGCCATGCAGGATAGAAGCGTTTTTGTTGTATCGGCAGAAGGCGGCAGCCTGCATCGTTTTGACCCGACGACGCGTCGACTGAGATTGTTTGCGAACATCTCACGCGCCGCGGGGATGCCTTCAGGAGTGGCAGACGCCGGCGATGGAGGATACTGGCTGGCACTGACTGGTGGTTGGAGCGTTCTGCGCCTGAATGATGTCGGTGAAATTTCTCAAAGCTCGGCATTGCCAATTGCAGACGCGACCGGCTTGTGTGTCGGCGAGGATGGTCGAGCGCTCTTCGTGACCTCGGCGCGTCACAGACTGCGTCGTGAAGAGCTCATTCACGCGCCGTTATCCGGTCATGTATTCCGTCTACCGGTGGGAACGGGTTGA
- a CDS encoding SDR family NAD(P)-dependent oxidoreductase — MTYAIYPDLAGRAVLITGGASGIGEGLVEAFAYQQAKVGFIDIDEARGNALADTLTKKGFLVRFEAADLTSTAALQAAIGRIRTVFGQITVLLNNAANDERHRIEDLTDAYFESRISVNLKHQVFAAQAVLPDMIEAGGGSIINFGSHSWILGMGGMPLYSACKAAVLGLTRAMARDYGRHRIRVNHFAPGWTMTERQLTHWLTPEADAMRAERQCLPERLYPADIARVALFLASDQSAAITAQSVIADGGWA, encoded by the coding sequence ATGACCTATGCAATTTACCCCGATCTTGCAGGCCGAGCCGTTTTGATAACCGGGGGTGCCAGCGGTATCGGCGAAGGACTGGTCGAGGCCTTCGCATACCAGCAAGCCAAAGTTGGATTCATCGACATCGATGAGGCGCGGGGCAATGCCTTGGCCGATACTCTGACCAAAAAGGGTTTCCTCGTGAGGTTTGAAGCGGCCGATCTGACAAGTACGGCCGCGCTTCAGGCCGCAATCGGGCGCATCCGCACAGTGTTTGGCCAGATAACAGTGCTTTTGAACAACGCTGCCAACGATGAACGTCACCGGATCGAGGATTTAACAGACGCCTATTTCGAATCCAGGATCTCGGTGAACCTCAAGCATCAGGTCTTTGCAGCGCAGGCAGTATTGCCAGACATGATCGAGGCCGGAGGCGGATCCATCATCAATTTCGGATCGCATTCCTGGATCCTCGGGATGGGGGGGATGCCTCTTTACTCGGCCTGCAAGGCCGCAGTCCTCGGCTTAACTCGAGCAATGGCTCGTGATTATGGCCGCCACAGAATCAGGGTGAACCACTTCGCGCCCGGTTGGACGATGACCGAACGACAGCTGACGCATTGGCTCACTCCGGAAGCCGACGCAATGCGCGCCGAGCGCCAGTGCCTGCCGGAACGACTTTACCCAGCCGATATTGCGCGCGTCGCACTGTTCTTGGCTTCTGACCAATCTGCCGCGATCACTGCGCAAAGTGTGATCGCTGATGGCGGCTGGGCCTGA
- a CDS encoding nuclear transport factor 2 family protein: MTGPEKAEALIRHYFMMCNAADRQGLIDCFTPDGTHYFPPGLPGAPWRGAEAVADGWLRCVENLGSKWTIEKVLASSDGREAVIEWTHWKTALGQVLRGDEWYIFNHDITRIVEIRAYYASPVNHDRPINCLQDFDYEERGYHLSPPSVPGRSD, translated from the coding sequence ATGACTGGTCCAGAGAAGGCTGAAGCGCTGATCCGTCACTATTTCATGATGTGCAATGCGGCAGATCGGCAAGGATTGATCGATTGCTTTACACCGGATGGAACCCATTACTTTCCTCCCGGTTTGCCGGGCGCTCCATGGCGGGGTGCCGAGGCGGTCGCGGACGGATGGTTGCGGTGTGTGGAGAATCTAGGCTCGAAGTGGACAATCGAAAAGGTTTTGGCAAGCTCTGACGGGCGCGAGGCGGTGATCGAGTGGACCCATTGGAAAACGGCGCTCGGCCAAGTCTTGCGCGGCGATGAGTGGTACATCTTCAACCATGACATCACGCGGATCGTTGAGATACGTGCCTATTATGCGAGCCCTGTGAATCATGATCGGCCGATCAATTGTTTGCAAGACTTCGATTATGAAGAAAGGGGATATCACCTGTCGCCCCCGAGCGTTCCGGGGAGATCCGACTGA
- a CDS encoding dimethylmenaquinone methyltransferase: MDRGFRDSDPVSEAVLDMLRQCGQGTLTTQLFKRGYRQQFLVGLAPLSPTTGRFAGEAFTLRFIPSREDKDWDLGDLHKRGVDNLQWEAVETIGPGQVLVIDSRNDPRAASAGNMLLTRLMRRGAVAAITDGAFRDGTEIKAMPIPAYCRANTASTRPAFHRAVGINEPIGCADVAVYPGDIIVGDADGVTVIPRHIAADVAQDALEQEQREAFLFTKIDAGAPLWGTYPANSETLAEFETLRSKGAP, translated from the coding sequence ATGGATAGAGGTTTTCGGGACAGTGACCCGGTTTCTGAGGCTGTGCTCGACATGCTGAGGCAATGTGGACAGGGAACGCTGACGACCCAGCTGTTCAAGCGAGGCTACCGTCAACAGTTCCTGGTCGGATTGGCCCCGCTGAGCCCAACCACTGGACGCTTTGCCGGCGAGGCCTTCACGTTGAGGTTCATTCCCAGCCGTGAAGACAAGGACTGGGACCTGGGGGATCTGCACAAACGCGGTGTGGATAATCTGCAATGGGAAGCCGTTGAAACCATAGGTCCTGGCCAGGTTCTGGTCATCGACAGCAGGAATGATCCGCGTGCAGCGTCAGCAGGAAATATGCTGCTGACACGGCTCATGCGGCGCGGTGCTGTGGCTGCGATCACCGACGGTGCTTTCCGAGACGGCACCGAAATTAAAGCCATGCCAATTCCCGCCTATTGTCGGGCCAATACGGCATCGACACGGCCGGCATTCCACCGTGCTGTCGGTATCAATGAGCCGATCGGTTGCGCGGATGTGGCGGTGTATCCCGGTGATATCATCGTGGGCGATGCTGACGGTGTGACGGTAATACCTCGCCATATTGCCGCAGATGTTGCCCAGGACGCGCTGGAACAGGAACAGCGTGAAGCATTCCTGTTTACCAAGATCGATGCCGGGGCGCCTCTTTGGGGGACTTATCCGGCTAACTCCGAAACGCTGGCCGAGTTTGAAACTCTGCGGTCCAAGGGAGCTCCATGA